AAAGAATATTGTGCTTGGTAATAAAGTGAAAACTCTTTATGTTCTATAGAGTGTCTTATTCTATCTGTTAGTTTTGCTTTTTCTATAATCTCTTCTTGTAGTTTTGGATCAAAAAAACTAAATCCGTTTTTACCGTTTTTCTTTGCATTATGAAGAGCACTGTCGGCAAAATTTATAAGTTCCAGGCAAGAGGAAGTGTCATCGTTAAACATTACTATACCTATGCTTGCACTCATAAAAAAAGTATAGTCGTTTATAGTATATGGATTTTGTAGTGTTTTTAGTATTTTTTTTGCTAAATTTTTTGTTGAATGAAGTGCATCGTGTCTAATTTGGGAATTTACCTTGTTTAAAATAATAAACTCGTCAGATCCGGGTCTACCTAAAATATCGTGCTCTTCCAAACACTCTTGAATTCTTTTTTTAGTTTCATTTAAAATTTTGTCTCCTACATTATGCCCTTTTATATCATTAACAAGTTTAAAGTCGTCAATATTTAAAAGTAAAATAGAATTAAATTTATTGTTTTTTTTGCTATCGGATATTGCCTCTCTTATATGAACTTTTAACGAATCTTTATTTGGAAGATTTGTAAGGGTGTCGTAGTAAGCCAGCTTGGATATTTTTTTTTCTAAATTTTTTTGAACGGTTATATCTAAACCTATTTGAATTTTGACTTTTCTGTTATCGTTCCATTTTACTATTCTGTCGTTAAAAAGATAAGTTTTCCCGTTAATTGAATTTTTGTTTTCCCATTCGTAAACCGTTCCGATATCAAGGTTTAAAAGGTTTTTATTTTTTTGCATAGGACAAAAATGGCAAGGGCTGTTTTCATCTTTTTGCAATACTTTGT
The genomic region above belongs to Sulfurimonas lithotrophica and contains:
- a CDS encoding putative bifunctional diguanylate cyclase/phosphodiesterase produces the protein MYLSDTFNPLETIVNYTGALVYVIDLQNYEIIYANDRCKEEFGNVIGKTCYKVLQKDENSPCHFCPMQKNKNLLNLDIGTVYEWENKNSINGKTYLFNDRIVKWNDNRKVKIQIGLDITVQKNLEKKISKLAYYDTLTNLPNKDSLKVHIREAISDSKKNNKFNSILLLNIDDFKLVNDIKGHNVGDKILNETKKRIQECLEEHDILGRPGSDEFIILNKVNSQIRHDALHSTKNLAKKILKTLQNPYTINDYTFFMSASIGIVMFNDDTSSCLELINFADSALHNAKKNGKNGFSFFDPKLQEEIIEKAKLTDRIRHSIEHKEFSLYYQAQYSLEEEKKIIGLEALVRWIHPTKGVISPSSFIPVAEESGLIIKLGNWILEEAVKQLKSWENEQSKKNWRLSVNVSIRQFETDVFIQTLKAILDTYNINPKLLRLELTENLLIGNIDRALEKIFQLKNMGISISIDDFGTGYSSLAYLKALPIDELKIDQSFICDIVNNKNDEIITQTIISIGQKFGLDIIAEGVETQEQVTKLMMMGCNYFQGYFLHKPAKAELF